Proteins from one Cryptomeria japonica chromosome 4, Sugi_1.0, whole genome shotgun sequence genomic window:
- the LOC131070950 gene encoding protein TIC 214-like, which translates to MIAFLLPWIQRSIPIVLFGVYYGFLSTLPIGPAQMYYLRSLLIKDKILDTNGDKSIPTGKLILSGSFLGILFSNVLFPWMNNPVIEFFLGVTLQLLNPALFGKSVYPRLINIMLFRYSGSLLFLMSTAAGWLTGQILFVKITNLFCLRVEGDSPLKLGKRRQLFALTFQVIFFGYFMLACCGKNPSLFMTKYVDNRAFLQGPLEEFEESSQELDQKKKAYKDDYKQKTSKKKKKIKASVDKAVSLSSLSHKMSQVAEYFFDACLSDGHQRLSFTAPPSISFFAKMVNLGDQSLDRNQDHLFEWVSKKGEKKSFLALELEDRVRALSNGSPLVDVIEKKIRFSRTKDGNYLPEIHDPLLSGPFRGSMNQFKSPWMLPPDDSTEQLQKNAHDSTNQLDRISFIRPKNKEKIVQPRNEKIKIISKWWLDKIHIFLLEEQEKRKFLDDASLANLLSRFEAVYPKDSVEYVLKTLAPAPLTRRIEKEIASCNKKIFIQYLLQIFLETTGTKSELLVSVLPTEQALLYERFFLMSSDELPNSKKKAIVNDYEPRIRDFNRCIVPKWPSTIISGIYDTMCVKDCLETRPKKARHLIVIKPFEKIKELELEDEQKKSEQGILKGFSQWFKDENQQSEEQEQIPEQEIANEAEDEAEEDLVTKDIHVFSYPYEGDFHRFLVKGAVRSQRRKVSVVNNWIPRPQSSLFERLKEMMQKPRRKPNPKREIKKDITISRLVRYFDIRPDTGTENIQTNDEPPVMIRTTPTSNIKFSLEIMEDPLEPFSMQIQDLDLADPDNWTITIHERIKQMNEEYLLNRDIHNKLRADFEN; encoded by the exons ATGATAGCTTTTCTGTTGCCTTGGATACAAAGGAGCATTCCAATTGTGCTTTTCGGGGTGTATTATGGGTTTTTATCAACATTGCCAATCGGTCCAGCTCAGATGTATTATCTCAGATCCTTGTTGATTAAGGATAAGATCTTAGATACAAATGGTGATAAAAGCATTCCTACGGGAAAATTGATTCTTAGCGGTTCGTTTCTTGG GATTCTTTTCTCCAATGTGTTGTTCCCTTGGATGAATAATCCGGTGATCGAGTTTTTTCTTGGAGTCACTCTCCAATTGCTGAATCCTGCCCTTTTCGGTAAATCCGTCTATCCGCGGCTCATCAACATCATGTTATTTAGGTACAGTGGAAGCCTTTTATTTCTGATGAGCACTGCAGCCGGATGGCTCACAGGGCAAATTTTATTCGTCAAAATCACGAACCTCTTTTGTTTACGCGTCGAAGGCGATTCGCCTTTAAAACTGGGCAAAAGGAGGCAGCTCTTTGCTTTGACTTTTCAAGTCATTTTCTTTGGTTACTTTATGCTGGCATGCTGCGGGAAAAATCCGTCACTTTTCATGACGAAATATGTAGATAATCGAGCCTTTCTTCAGGGCCCTCTAGAAGAATTTGAGGAATCTTCGCAAGAACTTGATCAAAAGAAAAAAGCTTACAAAGATGATTATAAACAAAAAActtcaaagaagaaaaaaaaaattaaagcttcTGTTGATAAAGCTGTTTCTCTTTCTTCCCTTTCTCACAAAATG AGCCAAGTAGCCGAATATTTCTTTGATGCTTGTCTCAGTGATGGGCATCAAAGACTATCTTTCACAGCTCCACCCAGTATCTCTTTCTTTGCAAAAATGGTAAACCTCGGCGATCAAAGTCTTGATCGAAATCAGGATCACCTTTTTGAATgggtatcaaaaaaaggagagaaaaAAAGCTTCCTAGCACTCGAACTTGAAGATCGAGTGAGAGCTCTAAGCAATGGATCCCCTCTTGTAGATGTGatagaaaaaaaaatcagattttctaGAACTAAAGATGGAAATTATCTTCCAGAAATACACGATCCTTTACTGAGCGGGCCATTCCGCGGGTCGATGAATCAATTTAAATCACCGTGGATGCTACCTCCAGATGATTCTACCGAGCAATTACAGAAAAACGCCCATGATTCTACCAACCAACTTGATCGAATTTCCTTCATTCGACCAAAAAATAAGGAGAAAATCGTTCAACCACGAaacgaaaaaataaaaattatttccaaATGGTGGCTCGATAAAATTCATATCTTCTTATTAGAAGAACAGgaaaaaaggaaatttttggatGACGCTTCATTGGCAAATTTATTGTCAAGATTTGAAGCTGTTTATCCGAAAGATTCAGTCGAATATGTGTTGAAAACATTGGCTCCGGCGCCTCTAACCAGACGGATAGAAAAGGAAATCGCTTCttgcaataaaaaaatattcattcaaTATTTATTGCAGATTTTTCTTGAAACCACCGGTACGAAATCGGAATTGCTTGTTAGCGTTCTTCCTACGGAGCAGGCTTTACTTTATGAGCGATTTTTTTTAATGAGCTCAGATGAACTACCAAATTCTAAG AAGAAAGCGATTGTTAATGATTATGAACCTCGAATCCGAGACTTTAATAGGTGCATTGTGCCTAAATGGCCCTCAACGATAATATCGGGCATTTATGATACTATGTGTGTCAAAGATTGTTTGGAAACTCGTCCAAAAAAAGCTCGGCATTTAATTGTTATTAAACCCTTTGAGAAAATAAAAGAGCTAGAGCTTGAAGATGAACAAAAAAAGAGCGAACAAGGAATTCTGAAAGGCTTCTCTCAATGGTTCAAAGATGAGAACCAACAATCAGAAGAACAAGAGCAAATACCAGAACAAGAAATAGCGAACGAAGCGGAGGACGAAGCAGAGGAGGACCTCGTAACTAAAGACATACATGTCTTTAGTTATCCATATGAAGGAGATTTTCATAGATTTTTAGTAAAAGGAGCTGTCCGTTCTCAAAGACGAAAAGTATCAGTGGTCAACAATTGGATACCTCGACCACAGTCGAGTCTTTTCGAGAGACTAAAAGAAATGATGCAAAAGCCACGTCGCAAGCCAAATCCTAAAAGGGAAATCAAAAAAGATATTACGATTTCAAGACTCGTAAGATATTTTGACATTCGGCCAGATACTGGGACAGAAAATATTCAAACGAATGACGAGCCTCCTGTAATGATTAGGACCACCCCTACATCGAATATTAAATTCTCTTTGGAAATAATGGAAGATCCATTAGAACCATTTTCAATGCAGATCCAAGATTTGGATCTCGCAGATCCAGACAATTGGACAATTACGATTCATGAGCGAATCAAgcagatgaatgaagaatatttgtTGAATCGAGATATTCATAATAAATTGCGAGCTGACTTCGAAAATTGA
- the LOC131070951 gene encoding NAD(P)H-quinone oxidoreductase subunit 2 A, chloroplastic-like, with product MAVTEFLLFILTATLGGMFLCGANDLTTIFVSLECLSLCSYLLSGYTKRDVRSNEAIMKYLLMGGTSSSILAYGLSWLYGLSGGEIELQEIANGLINTQMYNSPGIWIALLSITTCGKKTVIPTWAKTSLLPKIQLNSIKVKQKKGGGIPLFDSNSPTPVVAFISVISKVAASALATRIFDIIFYFSLNEWHLLLEILAILSMILGNLIAITQTSIKRMLAYSSIGQIGYILIGIIDRDSNNGYASMITYMLLYIFMNLGTFACIVLFSLRTGTDNIQDYAGLYMKDPFSALSLSLCLLSLGGIPPLAGFFGKLYLFWCGWQAGSYLLVSIGLFMSVISIYYYLKIIKLLMTERNKEITPYVQNYRLSSSISKNSIEFSMIVCVMASTLLGIVMNPIVAIAQDTLF from the exons ATGGCTGTAACAGAGTTTTTGCTTTTCATATTAACAGCTACTCTAGGAGGAATGTTTTTATGTGGTGCTAATGATTTAACAACTATCTTCGTATCTTTAGAATGTTTAAGTCTATGTTCTTATCTATTATCTGGATATACCAAAAGAGATGTACGGTCTAATGAGGCTATTATGAAATATTTACTTATGGGTGGAACAAGTTCTTCCATTCTTGCTTATGGTCTTTCTTGGCTATATGGTCTATCTGGAGGAGAGATTGAACTTCAAGAAATAGCCAATGGTCTTATAAATACACAAATGTATAACTCTCCAGGAATTTGGATTGCACTTCTATCTATAACG ACATGTGGAAAAAAGACTGTTATTCCCACTTGGGCTAAGACATCACTTTTACCAAAAATTCAGTTGAATTCAATTAAGGTAAAGCAAA AGAAAGGAGGGGGAATTCCTCTTTTCGACTCTAACTCCCCCACTCCAGTCGTTGCTTTTATTTCTGTTATTTCAAAAGTAGCTGCTTCAGCTTTAGCCACTAGaatttttgatattattttttatttctcattGAACGAATGGCATCTTCTTTTGGAAATATTAGCTattcttagcatgatattaggaaaTTTAATTGCTATTACTCAAACAAGCATAAAACGTATGCTTGCATATTCATCGATAGGTCAAATTGGATATATCCTTATTGGAATAATTGATAGAGACTCAAATAATGGATATGCAAGTATGATAACTTATATGCTGCTCTATATTTTTATGAATTTAGGAACTTTTGCTTGTATTGTATTATTCAGTCTACGTACAGGAACAGATAACATTCAGGATTACGCAGGATTATATATGAAAGACCCTTTTTCAGCTTTGTCTTTATCTTTATGTCTGCTATCTCTAGGAGGTATTCCTCCATTAGCAGgtttttttggaaaactttatctATTTTGGTGTGGATGGCAAGCAGGTTCCTATTTATTAGTTTCGATAGGGCTCTTTATGAGTGTTATTTCAATATATTATTATCTGAAAATAATTAAGTTATTAATGACTGAAAGAAACAAAGAAATAACTCCCTACGTGCAAAATTATAGATTATCTTCTTCAATCTCAAAAAATTCTATCGAATTTAGTATGATTGTATGTGTAATGGCATCTACTTTACTGGGAATAGTAATGAATCCAATTGTTGCAATTGCCCAGGATACATTATTTTAG
- the LOC131070966 gene encoding small ribosomal subunit protein uS7c-like, whose translation MSRQSTVEKKIEKFDPIYHNQLVNMVVNRILKHGKKSLAYRIFYQSLKKIQQKTEKNPLIVLRQAIQKLTPKLIVKSRRVSGSTYQVPIEIKKKEGKILAIRWLLESSRKRSGRNMHFKLSYEIMDAAREKGNAIRKEEEIHKMAESNKAFAHYH comes from the coding sequence ATGTCACGCCAAAGTACTGTAGAAAAGAAAATTGAGAAATTTGATCCGATTTATCATAATCAATTAGTTAACATGGTCGTTAACCGTATTCTTAAACACGGAAAAAAATCATTAGCTTATCGAATTTTTTATCAATCTCTAAAAAAGATTCAACAAAAAACAGAGAAAAATCCACTAATTGTTCTACGTCAAGCAAtacaaaaattaactcccaaattAATAGTAAAATCAAGACGTGTAAGTGGATCCACTTATCAAGTTCCCattgaaataaaaaagaaagaaggaaaaataCTTGCTATTCGTTGGTTATTAGAATCATCCAGAAAACGTTCTGGTCGAAATATGCATTTCAAATTGAGTTACGAAATAATGGATGCTGCCAGAGAGAAAGGCAATGCTATACGCAAGGAGGAGGAGATTCATAAAATGGCAGAATCCAATAAAGCTTTTGCGCATTACCATTAA
- the LOC131070952 gene encoding small ribosomal subunit protein uS12c-like, with amino-acid sequence MSSKELNEKPYEEKFSCTVLYSGSKDNFTVNFSTITPKKPNSALRKVAKVRLTSKYEITAYIPGIDHNLQEHSVVLVRGGRVKDLPGVKYHIIRGILDAVSVKNRKQGRSSALYILI; translated from the coding sequence atgtcctCAAAAGAATTGAACGAGAAGCCGTATGAGGAGAAATTCTCATGTACGGTTTTGTATAGTGGCAGTAAAGATAACTTTACTGTCAACTTTTCCACTATCACCCCTAAAAAACCAAACTCTGCCTTACGTAAAGTCGCCAAAGTACGATTAACCTCTAAATATGAAATCACTGCTTATATACCTGGTATTGACCATAATTTACAAGAACATTCCGTAGTATTAGTAAGAGGTGGAAGAGTTAAAGATTTGCCCGGTGTTAAATATCACATAATTCGAGGAATCTTAGATGCTGTCTCAGTAAAAAATCGTAAACAAGGGCGTTCTAGTGCGTTGTATATTCTTATCTAA